The Corynebacterium glaucum genome includes a region encoding these proteins:
- the dapF gene encoding diaminopimelate epimerase, whose amino-acid sequence MAQLPFIKAHATENDFVVIVDVNDELDLDAGQVAYLCNRRAGIGGDGLLRVVRSGETGRWFMDYRNADGSIAEMCGNGIRAFAHVLVAEGLEASREFEVDTRAGVKTIRVLDADGTHATVSVGMGPVAVTGVSTARMGEQQFAGIGVDVGNPHLACVIPGLSAETLAAMEFSQPEFDREFFPEGVNVEVLTELSGATGDTGGEVHMRVWERGVGETRSCGTGTVAAAQAALADAGIEDGEVTVNVPGGAVRVQLAGGEATMTGPSTIVARGQLAGALA is encoded by the coding sequence ATCGCGCAACTTCCGTTTATTAAGGCCCACGCCACCGAAAACGACTTTGTGGTCATCGTCGACGTGAACGACGAGCTGGACCTGGACGCTGGGCAGGTCGCTTACCTGTGCAACCGGCGCGCTGGCATCGGCGGCGACGGCCTCCTGCGGGTGGTGCGCTCCGGCGAGACCGGCCGGTGGTTCATGGACTATCGCAACGCCGACGGCTCGATCGCGGAGATGTGCGGCAACGGTATCCGCGCGTTCGCCCACGTGCTGGTTGCCGAGGGGCTGGAAGCGTCCCGCGAGTTCGAGGTGGATACCCGCGCCGGAGTGAAGACGATCCGTGTGCTCGATGCTGACGGCACCCATGCAACGGTGTCCGTTGGCATGGGTCCGGTCGCGGTGACCGGCGTGTCCACCGCGCGAATGGGGGAGCAGCAGTTCGCCGGTATCGGTGTGGACGTGGGCAACCCGCACCTCGCGTGCGTGATCCCGGGCCTGAGCGCAGAGACGCTTGCGGCGATGGAGTTCAGCCAGCCCGAGTTTGATCGCGAGTTCTTCCCGGAGGGTGTCAACGTCGAGGTGCTCACCGAGCTCTCGGGCGCAACGGGCGACACGGGCGGGGAAGTGCACATGCGCGTCTGGGAGCGCGGCGTGGGCGAGACCCGCTCCTGCGGCACCGGCACCGTCGCCGCCGCGCAGGCTGCGCTTGCAGACGCCGGCATTGAGGACGGCGAAGTCACGGTCAACGTGCCTGGCGGTGCGGTACGAGTGCAGCTAGCAGGCGGTGAGGCGACGATGACCGGGCCGTCGACAATCGTGGCCCGCGGCCAGCTGGCGGGCGCGCTGGCTTAG
- the nagB gene encoding glucosamine-6-phosphate deaminase, translating to MEILIRRTPEEVGVAAADILQPFIVNNGVLGLATGSTPTPTYQELIRRHNEDGLSFAGCSAYLLDEYNGLAKEHEQSYYSTIRRELTHHIDIDDAKVHSLDGTADNADQAAADYDQAIKDAGGVDVQILGIGSNGHIAFNEPGSPHDSRTRVIDLHPRTISDNARFFDNESEVPRQALSQGIGTVLEARNLVLIATGENKADAVKAMVEGEVSTDNPASALKSHPNVTVILDEAAASKLEGDYSAS from the coding sequence ATGGAAATTCTTATTCGCCGCACTCCTGAAGAAGTCGGTGTTGCAGCTGCAGACATCCTCCAACCATTCATTGTAAACAACGGCGTGCTCGGGCTTGCCACGGGATCTACCCCAACCCCGACCTACCAGGAACTCATCCGCCGCCATAACGAAGACGGCCTGAGCTTTGCTGGGTGCAGCGCCTACCTCCTCGACGAGTACAACGGGCTGGCCAAGGAGCACGAGCAGTCGTACTACTCCACCATCCGCCGCGAGCTCACCCACCACATCGACATCGACGACGCCAAGGTGCACTCCCTCGACGGCACGGCGGATAACGCGGACCAAGCTGCTGCTGACTACGACCAGGCGATCAAGGACGCCGGCGGGGTGGACGTCCAGATTCTCGGGATTGGCAGCAACGGCCACATTGCCTTCAACGAGCCAGGTAGCCCGCATGATTCACGCACTCGCGTCATCGACCTGCACCCGCGGACCATTTCGGATAACGCGCGCTTCTTCGACAACGAGTCCGAGGTCCCCCGCCAGGCACTTAGCCAGGGCATCGGCACCGTCCTGGAAGCCCGCAACCTCGTCCTCATCGCCACCGGCGAGAACAAAGCCGACGCAGTGAAGGCCATGGTCGAGGGTGAAGTCAGCACAGACAACCCCGCCAGTGCACTGAAGTCCCACCCGAACGTCACCGTCATCCTCGACGAGGCCGCAGCCTCCAAGCTCGAGGGCGATTACTCCGCAAGTTAA
- the miaA gene encoding tRNA (adenosine(37)-N6)-dimethylallyltransferase MiaA translates to MVAPIAVVGPTASGKSALGIALAQELGGEVVNVDSMQLYRGMDIGTAKLAPEERGGIPHHLLDIWDVTKTASVAEYQQLAVAAVEEIAARGKVPVLVGGSMLYVQSLLDDWQFPPTDPAVRAKYESRLAAIGVDALHAELAEVDPEAARVIEDKDPRRTVRALEVIELTGKPFQASQPPKDAPPRWGTRVLGLRTMPEWLNPRIAERTRLMFEHGLVDEVRGLQDAGLIRESTAGRAIGYAQVLAMLEGELSLDDAYEQTVTGTRRYVRRQRSWFNRDPRIVWLDATGDDVPGAALAALDLPA, encoded by the coding sequence GTGGTAGCTCCGATCGCTGTGGTGGGACCGACTGCCTCCGGCAAATCCGCGCTCGGCATCGCCTTGGCGCAGGAGCTCGGCGGCGAGGTGGTCAACGTCGACTCGATGCAGCTCTACCGCGGAATGGACATTGGCACGGCGAAGCTTGCGCCTGAGGAACGCGGCGGCATCCCGCACCACCTGCTGGATATCTGGGACGTGACTAAGACTGCGTCCGTGGCCGAATACCAGCAGCTGGCGGTGGCTGCGGTGGAGGAGATCGCCGCACGCGGGAAGGTGCCGGTTCTGGTCGGCGGGTCGATGCTCTACGTGCAATCGCTGCTCGATGATTGGCAGTTTCCGCCCACCGACCCAGCCGTGCGCGCGAAGTACGAGTCGCGACTTGCAGCGATCGGCGTTGACGCGCTGCACGCAGAGCTGGCTGAGGTCGACCCGGAGGCAGCGCGCGTGATCGAGGACAAAGACCCGCGCCGCACCGTGCGCGCGCTCGAGGTGATCGAGCTGACCGGCAAGCCGTTCCAGGCGTCGCAGCCGCCGAAGGACGCGCCCCCGCGCTGGGGCACGCGCGTGCTTGGGCTGCGCACGATGCCGGAGTGGCTGAACCCGCGGATCGCGGAGCGCACCAGGCTGATGTTCGAGCACGGGCTTGTCGACGAGGTGCGCGGGCTGCAGGACGCAGGTCTGATCAGGGAATCCACCGCAGGGCGCGCGATCGGGTACGCGCAGGTGCTCGCCATGCTCGAAGGGGAGCTTTCGCTTGACGACGCTTACGAGCAAACCGTCACCGGTACCAGGCGGTACGTGCGCCGCCAGCGCTCATGGTTCAACCGCGATCCCCGAATTGTGTGGCTGGATGCTACCGGCGACGACGTACCGGGTGCCGCGCTGGCCGCGTTAGACTTGCCCGCGTGA
- a CDS encoding DUF6882 domain-containing protein — MHQLQQVRRIGQRAYIYARLRLDLMHRLIDAHEFGKPTDKYSMNFRDGEIYIWQGRLRGRIQTVASIAMKPATVLWGYAPPFADGRKLQEEELIKLYGERHNLGQLTCGQVPHGIPNGPDEANEMKILGYEIGAMAMYIFGGDYIFLSITNELAGNELVTLVSDLSSPVPPVTLLDVLEHISRYVDFIDDMEWSLGGLVEMMPGWRLETRPVDRLQQQVFRIFDEQGKVLTLLVARDESGRPINVLADGVRKYEN; from the coding sequence ATGCACCAACTGCAGCAAGTCAGGCGCATCGGCCAGCGAGCATACATCTACGCTCGCCTGCGCCTCGACCTCATGCACCGACTCATTGACGCACACGAGTTTGGGAAGCCAACTGACAAGTACTCCATGAACTTCCGGGATGGGGAGATCTACATTTGGCAAGGTCGTCTACGTGGGCGCATCCAGACAGTTGCTTCCATCGCCATGAAACCCGCCACTGTGCTGTGGGGATACGCTCCACCGTTCGCCGATGGCAGGAAACTGCAGGAGGAGGAACTGATCAAGCTGTACGGTGAGCGGCACAACCTGGGTCAACTGACCTGCGGGCAGGTGCCACACGGGATTCCGAACGGGCCTGATGAGGCAAATGAGATGAAGATCCTCGGGTACGAGATCGGCGCAATGGCAATGTATATCTTCGGCGGGGATTACATATTTCTCTCGATTACGAATGAACTTGCGGGAAACGAGCTTGTCACCCTCGTTTCCGATCTGAGTTCTCCCGTTCCACCAGTAACGCTCCTTGATGTTCTCGAGCACATCTCTCGCTATGTCGACTTCATCGATGACATGGAGTGGTCTCTGGGTGGGCTCGTTGAAATGATGCCAGGCTGGCGGCTTGAGACACGGCCGGTTGACCGTCTCCAGCAACAGGTCTTCCGCATCTTCGACGAGCAGGGCAAAGTACTGACTCTTCTCGTTGCGCGTGACGAGTCTGGTCGCCCGATTAATGTCCTCGCTGACGGTGTTCGTAAGTACGAGAACTAG
- a CDS encoding DUF6882 domain-containing protein, which yields MHELSQVRRVAQRAILYSRIRMELMRELMDEHTIEGAPNNFNVDFETGEISFCDGRLRGRAELIASIAIEPATVLWGFAPFFQQGHGRDQAQRIRTFGAWNNLDELSREEVPHGIPEGPEQFNEFLILAHDIGAVGVYACGPEYDYVTFPNHQTGSHVVLLVSELTHRVPPLTLLDVYVRLSRYVDYIDDLEWSLGGLVEMMPGWRLEKLPAQHQRQEVFRVFDDQRKSLTLLVDHNQFGQPEYVRVEGLHDAN from the coding sequence ATGCACGAACTTTCACAGGTTAGGCGCGTCGCGCAGCGGGCCATCCTCTACTCCCGTATCCGCATGGAATTGATGCGTGAACTCATGGATGAGCACACGATCGAGGGTGCGCCCAACAACTTCAATGTCGATTTCGAAACCGGAGAGATTTCTTTCTGCGACGGCCGGCTACGCGGCCGTGCCGAGCTGATCGCATCCATTGCGATCGAACCTGCGACCGTGCTTTGGGGATTTGCGCCTTTCTTTCAGCAGGGTCATGGTCGGGACCAGGCTCAGCGCATTCGAACTTTCGGGGCTTGGAACAACCTCGATGAGCTCTCACGCGAGGAAGTGCCGCACGGCATTCCCGAAGGGCCAGAGCAGTTCAACGAGTTCCTCATCCTCGCTCACGACATCGGTGCGGTGGGCGTTTACGCCTGCGGGCCTGAGTACGACTACGTAACGTTTCCCAACCATCAAACGGGGAGCCACGTAGTGCTGCTTGTCTCAGAGCTCACGCACCGCGTCCCGCCGCTCACCCTTCTGGATGTCTACGTGCGGTTGTCTCGCTACGTCGACTACATCGACGACCTCGAATGGTCTCTCGGCGGACTGGTGGAGATGATGCCGGGATGGCGCCTAGAAAAGCTTCCAGCTCAACACCAGCGGCAGGAAGTCTTCCGCGTGTTCGATGATCAGCGCAAGAGCCTCACACTGCTCGTCGATCACAATCAGTTCGGCCAGCCGGAGTACGTCCGGGTAGAGGGACTGCACGACGCCAATTAA
- the hflX gene encoding GTPase HflX — translation MTQLDPQQELHDDLLARAFRHNAPQPGADGQTVGDPTTGALDLEDRNALRRISRETELRAEEQEDGYEVEYRKLRLEEVILVGAWTEGSTAEMEANMFELAALAETAGAQVIDMFYQKRDKPDPGTYIGSGKVKELATIVQATGADTVVFDGELSPGQMVALEEALGVKVIDRTMLILDIFAQHAKSKEGKAQVSLAQMEYLYTRTRGWGGQLSRQAGGRAGSNGGVGLRGPGETRIEADRRRLRTEMAKLRHQLRDMKTAREVKRAQRNRSTTPKIAIAGYTNAGKSSLINAMTDAGVLVEDALFATLDPSTRKAQLADGRSVVLTDTVGFVRHLPTQLVEAFKSTLEEVSNADLLLHVVDGSDAFPLKQIEAVNEVLAEITRESGETLPPEIVVVNKIDQADPVVLAELRHAFDHAGRDVVFVSALTGEGIAELESKIEMFLNTLDEHVTMLVPFTRGDVVSLLHEQGTVRSEEYQEQGTLIDVRLPRVIAEQHREFVV, via the coding sequence ATGACTCAACTCGACCCGCAGCAAGAGCTTCACGACGACCTGCTGGCGCGAGCGTTTCGCCACAACGCTCCGCAGCCCGGGGCCGATGGACAAACGGTAGGGGATCCCACCACCGGCGCGCTCGACCTGGAAGATAGAAACGCGCTGCGTCGCATCTCCCGCGAAACGGAGCTGCGCGCTGAGGAGCAGGAAGACGGCTACGAGGTCGAGTATCGAAAGCTCCGCCTCGAAGAGGTCATCTTGGTCGGTGCCTGGACCGAAGGCTCCACGGCTGAGATGGAGGCGAACATGTTCGAGCTCGCCGCGCTCGCGGAAACCGCCGGCGCGCAGGTGATAGACATGTTTTATCAAAAGCGCGACAAGCCAGACCCGGGTACCTACATCGGTTCCGGCAAGGTCAAGGAGCTGGCCACGATCGTCCAAGCCACGGGCGCCGACACCGTCGTGTTTGACGGTGAGCTTTCCCCCGGCCAGATGGTTGCGCTCGAGGAAGCGCTCGGTGTGAAGGTGATTGACCGCACCATGCTCATCCTCGACATCTTCGCGCAGCACGCGAAGAGCAAGGAAGGTAAAGCGCAGGTCAGCCTCGCGCAGATGGAATACCTGTACACCCGTACTCGTGGTTGGGGTGGCCAGCTGTCGCGTCAGGCGGGCGGTCGCGCCGGCTCCAACGGCGGTGTGGGTCTGCGTGGCCCGGGTGAAACTCGTATCGAGGCGGACCGTCGACGCTTGCGTACGGAGATGGCCAAGCTGCGCCATCAGCTGCGCGACATGAAGACGGCCCGCGAGGTCAAGCGTGCCCAGCGCAACCGTTCCACCACGCCGAAGATCGCGATCGCTGGTTACACCAACGCGGGCAAATCGTCGCTTATCAACGCGATGACGGATGCCGGGGTGCTCGTGGAGGATGCCCTATTCGCCACCCTCGATCCGTCGACACGCAAAGCTCAGCTTGCCGACGGCCGCTCTGTGGTGCTCACTGACACCGTCGGCTTCGTCCGCCACCTGCCGACCCAGCTCGTGGAGGCGTTCAAATCGACGCTAGAGGAAGTCTCGAACGCCGACCTGCTGCTGCATGTAGTGGACGGTTCTGATGCTTTCCCGCTGAAGCAGATCGAGGCGGTTAACGAGGTGCTCGCGGAAATCACGCGCGAATCCGGCGAGACTCTTCCGCCGGAGATTGTGGTAGTGAACAAGATCGATCAGGCCGATCCGGTGGTGCTTGCTGAGCTGCGCCACGCGTTCGACCATGCCGGCCGCGACGTGGTGTTCGTCTCCGCACTGACCGGTGAGGGGATCGCCGAGCTCGAGTCCAAGATCGAGATGTTCCTCAACACCCTCGATGAGCACGTCACCATGCTCGTGCCGTTCACGCGCGGCGATGTGGTCTCACTCTTGCACGAACAGGGCACGGTGCGCTCGGAGGAGTACCAGGAGCAGGGCACGCTTATCGACGTGCGCTTGCCCCGGGTTATCGCCGAGCAGCACCGCGAGTTCGTCGTTTAG